The Dromaius novaehollandiae isolate bDroNov1 chromosome 3, bDroNov1.hap1, whole genome shotgun sequence genome includes the window ttctcAGAAACCTCATGGCACCATAGAATATACTGTAAGTATTGGTGTGTGGTTTGtttacttctgcttttcaaaagtgGAGTTGTAGAGACTGATAGCCAAAATGACACAGAACTGAAACCACCAAATGAATACTGATTGTAATTTGTATGTATCTTAGTAGGCATTGTTCCAAATATCCTTGGGTGAGGAGAGCTAGGGTCAAATCCAGAACCACTTTCAACCCAGGTGTTCTGTCTCTTCTCAAAATTGCCTGTCCTGTTTTTATATCTGCAACATGGCCTTTTAATAGactaattgcttttctttttctgaaaaagactTATATTCCACAATGTTGCTTAGGACAGCTATTCTTTGGTCTGTGATGACCTTTAACATGGTTGAGAGATGACTTTTTCTAAACTGAAACCCCAGGTACTGTCGCCATACCTCGAAGGAGTACCTCTGTGCAGAAAGTCACATCTGTGGTGTCCAGAGGCCCTGAACAGAGGTTGCCCCTGATGCTCCCCTACACAATGTGAATGTAAAGGACTAGTGTCCTAGCTGGGAGCAAAGCAAATGTCCTACTTGCTGGGACTGATGAAGGTGCAATGAACTTCTCAACATACGTGTCCTTTCCCCACTTGCCATACCAGTTCTAATTAAGGTGGTGCTACATTAAAGGGATATTGCAACTAAGTTTTATGACAAAATGAGTGGCATCTTTAACACATTTGTGCTTTATCTACTGTATAGCAtcagagaatttttttcccttgataaTTGACTTATCACACTTTCTACAAAAAATAAGGCTACTAAGCAGGAGATGTGTTAGATTATCAAATTTGTTCCCTGAAAACAGTCTGTTAAATGGTTTTAGTTCAGCTGTTCTGCTGTATGTGATCACTACCATATCTTAAGCTTCAACTCTTTCTTCAGGCTGGAAATCAGGACACCATAAACAGTATAGCATTAAAGTTTAACATCACCCCAAACAAGCTTGTGGAACTCAATAAGCTTTTTACGCACACAATTGTTCCAGGACAGGTAAATCTTTTATGGCTTTTAATACCTGAAGCATGATTATTTGCTACGTATTTGAAGACTTTTTACTCCTTTCACATATCTTATAGGTACACGGATACAGGGGGAAAGGACAGTAATTTAAATCCCTCAAATGGAAATTTACTAGATCATTCCCTGGGTGGAGGTGGGGTGGGGAGGTGGAATGGGACTTTGTAATTGCGTTGTCtgattttttgttatttatttgctGTCACAAAAGCTTTAAGATTACTCTGAAGCTCAAGAGGAATGTATCTGTTGCAAGAGAGCTGATTTCTTGAAAAGCCTAGATAAATGCTAGATAATGCATGAAAGAGTTAGACACAGTAATTGAAATGACTCTTTGCCTTTATATTAGAAATGAGTCAGTCTCCTGTAAGATGAGAAATAGATGGATACATGATGGGCTGTTTGGGGGAGATTCAAgtaatggaaatggaaatatgAGGGCTAACACCTGATTTATAAAGAGTAGATCTCTGCCTCTGCTTCATAGATATGAAGAGAGTGAAGTGTGCTAATttgcaggtggggaaactgagggcATAAAGAGGTGGTGTGACTTGCCTAAGATTACCGAGCAGACAAAGGCTGCGATAAactaaatggttttatttttctcaatgTGTTTAGTTTAAAACTAAactgtctatgatttcttttttttccttaaacttttGAAACATCTTCTTTGGGGTGAATGTTCAAAGCTGTACTACAGTTGAAAAATTGGGACGTCTACTGTGATGAAttgtaaaaaaatcaaacaaagcaTTATATTTTTGTATGAATGCACTTGTACTAATTAAGggcttttttaaatgaagtaaaaaatgctaaaatgctgGGTTTTGGAAACAGGCAGCCCAGAGTGAAGCATTATAAGCTTCTAGCATGAAAAATCCCCCCTTTTTCAGGAGTGGtcttacttttttcttccaaaatttgcTGTTACAACTTAGTGAAAGTTAGTAATCTTATGATTACTAGTGTTGTAGCTGTGATAGTTGCACGGCTAATACAGAAATCGGGAGTGTAACCTAGGAAAAAAGGAGGTTCTTGCCctggggaaaatattttattttcttgcctGTCACACAAGATGTAAGACTATATCCTGTAATGAAATCTGCATTTGCCCCACCACCAGCACTAATGAAGGAGGACTTTAGAGTGAGAAGTTGAAGAGTGCATTGCAATCATGAGTGACGGATATTGGGTTGTCTCTGTAGTAGAAAATGGGTGTTTACGGTAACTTTTTGCaacttatgggttttttttttgtttttgtttttttttttttaaagattctctTTGTGCCAGAAACAAGAGCTGGGAGATTGTCATCTTTCAGCCCTGGTGCTCCTGTTTCTCCTTCGTCATCAGATGCAGAATATGATAAACTCCCTGTAAGTGAAACATTGGTTTACTGGTCTTATGCTTTCTAAATAATTTTGCTCTGATTTTGAAGCTATGATTCTGGGCTGTGTAAATAGCTGGTTTTGAGATTACAGTTCAGACCTCATAATGTTGTTAATATTGACTAATATTAACTTTAACCTGCTGTAGTACAAAATATGCCATTGCTTAAACTATTCCAAATAAAGGGCTCTGTCTGATCTTGGAAACCCAATGTGAGTTCAAGTGGGCCCAGAGTGcatcagaagaattaaaaaaggtgtaattttttttttaatgttacaagCTTTTCTTACATACAGAATACTGTGTGAAGTGTCTGTACATACATGCATGGCCGCAACTTTTTCTCCTTtagcaaaaggaaaacagttgGTAGAAGTTGTTCTTTTAGTTGCCCAAAATCTTAGAGTATATGATACTGGTCCTCCAACCCTGCACtgagctttttcatttttcatttttaaggatgCTGATTTGGCAAGAAAGGCCTTCAAACCAGTTGAGAGAGTCCTGTCTTCTACTTCAGAAGAAGATGAGCCTGTGGTTgtcaagtttttaaaaatgaattgtcGTTACTTCACAGATGGCAAGGTAGGTGGAACCTAGCCCTTCGGGCATTGTTTGAGatcctttaaaagcaaaatcagttTGGGTAAGAGATGAGTAGCTGGGGAGCCAAACATATACCACATCTGTAAAGAATGTAAATGTCATGACAGCTTTATCTATCGATGCTATATTGGTGCCATGGTAATATGCTATATTATTTGTTAATTACTTGTATCTGTTTTGATAACTGTTTTATGGAAGGTTAGCTCTTTCTTCTGCCCATCTTCATTCCCTTAGTGTCTTACTAGAAATATCTCCTTCAGAGTGTTTTGCTAGATAAtccttgcacagaaaaaaattgcatttcagaGTTCAGACGTGTCAGGATTAGTTGTCCGGTTCCATCAAATTGTGCAATGGTTTATAAAATGAGTATGTGCCTATCTAATTCATTTATGAGTTTAAGTTAAATTTCAGCTATTCCAGAGCAGTATTTCCGAATATGTGCATGTTGCTTCTGCTCTTGCAAATGAATGTCACTTAACCCCCAATACAAATATAAGCATTGCATTGtatggcctttttttcttttttcttttttccttcctttgcaagTCCTCTTGTAACGTGTTCCCACTGGGACTGTAGCCTTTAATTGGGAGCAACTGTATTAGAAGTGAAAGCACAAAGCTTGGGCAGCCTCCGTCTCTGCTAAAGATTTCAGAGTTTGTCGTCTTAAACTGTGTGCTTTTGTACATCAGCTCTTGTTGATTCCCACTGGAGTCAGAGGTTTGCATGTTTGGGTTTTCAAGCTCTCTGGAATCTACAACACTGGAAAAGCTAATCATTgtactttaaatatatttttttccttcgtCCTACGACCTTCATGCTAAGAAGGATGCATATATACTTAAATTTTTTGGCTTCTGTTAGCATTGAGTGGGTGCAGACTGCATTTAAAACCACTCTGCAATTTCTATAATCTGCTATTTTGTAAAAAGTAACAGAGGGCTACTTCATTTCCTGCACATAACAAAGCAACAGTACTGCTGTAATTTGGGTGATGTTTGCCAGGTGCAGAAGGCATCGTGTCAGTTTTATGGCTTTGGGATAGAAAAATTCACCTGCAGTCATGACAGTCAGAAGTGGGACAGCTTCTTTGCCTGTGTCGTTAGAATCCcttgttgcttttcttcctttcgtGACTGGATAGGAAGTGCAACCTACTGAAGCATCTATTGTTCTCCTGCCTAAATCAAGTATGTACCTGTTGTTGAAGTCTCTGCACTTGAATCAGGTTCTTTTGTCCGAACGCAAACCTGCTGCCTGTACACGAGTCATACGGAGGAAGCATATGGGAAGCACATGCACACATTGCTTTATAAGAGAGCAGGTGGACGTGTGCTCACCTGCCAGCATCAAGTTATTAGTTTTTCTCCCAGATGAATACTTCATGGTCATAGAGCTGCCTACTTCTTAGCTTCCCCTCTGCATGCCTTGCAGATGACCTTTAACAACTAATAATATCTCCAGTGTAGGCCAGTCTTGTTGACCTGTGACTCCTATTTGTCAGATTTTATGATTTGTGCACAGCTTCTGGGTTGGTCTGGTGAATTTTGCACCTCATCTGGGGGAGAGAAGGtgcaggaaaaacaaattaaaaatctcATTTGAAAACCTTCAAACGTTGTCAGATGTCACAGGTTGAAGTAAATGTTGAATAATGGCTGATGCAGCCTCTGATCAAATCCATGGCTAAAGCAAATTTTGAAGAATTAAATGCATCTTCTGCAGCTGTGTATAATACTTGTGGGTCAGTGGTACCAGAGAAGCAGCTTCGTATTAGGCAAAGTGCTATATATATGCTTTTTGCATGTACCTCTTGAAGACTAGATCAAGGGGATGTAGAATTTAGGTTAGAATGGTGACCCTGACATTCCCACAAGTGAGACTGCCACCAGGTGTGCTATTTGCATATGAATTCACATGTCATATGAAGTTGGCTGTAGTCAGACTAAAAtggtgcttattttttttttaaactcacctCTCCTATCTTGTCTGAGGTTGATTAACAAACTGCAGGTTTAGCTTTTAGCAGCCAACACTGAAAGTTGAATAGTTCAGATGATGTTCCTCCTTCTGTACTTTTTAGCCAGGATTTGGAGAGTCACTAAGAAGTCTTTTTCTTCACACTTCTTGCAATGTCTTATTTGATGCAATTGGaaaccaaaatgtttcattaGGAAGCACTGCCTCACAGGAGCTGCAAAGAGGCATATGAGAGATTTTTCTAGGCTAGTGGCCTAAAAGCCAATACCAAATGATAAATGGATTATATGTGATGTGCTAACTCTTACTACTTCTATTTTAGGGTGTAGTTGGAGGAGTCATGATAGTAACTCCAAACAACATCATGTTTGACCCACATAAGTCTGATCCTCTGGTGATTGAGAATGGCTGTGAAGAATATGGGCTCATCTGCCCCATGGAGGAGGTGGTCTCTATAGCTCTCTATAATGACATTTCTCACATGAAGATTAAAGATGCATTGCCATCGTAAGGAGTGTTCTTTTCTGAACTTATGTTTACAAATTGTCATTAAGGGagagggaaatggaaaaaataagaatgagGTTTAATACAGGAGGATAAAACATGtcagaggaagaaaatgcaaacaaaggAATGATGGAATACTGGTGCTgttcttttaaaaacacttctttgGCAGTAAAAGAGAAATGGGTCATTAATAAGAAAACCAAAGTGCAAAGACAACAGGTAAAAATAAGTGATTAAAAGCATTGGTGGCATGCCAAGGTTAGGCTTATGTACTCTGCAGTCTCTAGGGTTATTTCATGGGGAGGTTCTGCTGAAAGCGTCATAGTTTCAATGGAAGTGAAGAGTCTTAGATTTAGACCCTTGTGTATTGTTATTGGGACCATACTGAGAGTATTATTAAAAAGTTTTGAACgtaacagcaagttaattgccaTCTTCAGGACTTGCGGAAATATCAGTCTATAGAATACTTCTACTTTGGAACCAGAAATACTTTGATAGTCAGAAGCTGTAATACatgataggctttttttttttttttttttttttgttacagtttcATTTATGCATAATGTAAGCATTGCTTATGTATTTGTTCTATGCAAGATTTTGTCTTCATAATTTAGGCAACACCTGTTTGGTCAGTGAAGTTCAGCTAGCTTCCCTCTGTTGTGTCACCTTAAAAAAACTTCTAGGTATCTGTATTATGCTTATTACTAGagtattttaaattctaaatgaagaaaatactgtattCTTATCCACCTTAAACTTTTTATCAGTAACAAAGCCTAAGTTGTATGCTGTTACGTTTTTGAGAACtttctattttgaaatgttttatcatTGTTCCAGTTCTCTTTGGGGAAGCCTGCATTCAATTAGTACATTTTcatgatggagaaaaacaaaattaaaaaaacctcaaccTCTTATTGCCAGTTACTGCTTTGCAGTAAACGTGTTTAAACAGTGTACGGCTTATATCTGATCTGCTTTCTTCTCAAAAGCACATTTGTACTGACTAGAGGAGCCTGAACGGTTAGAGAGCTTGACTCATTGCAAGTGGGAGAAGTAACATTATTGGTATGGCATGAATGAAGTTTCAAGAGCTAAGTACATGTCCTGTGGTTTTTAGTTACTGAACTTCTGACTTGCATGTTGTTCTTTACATATGTACCATTTCTTCACCTGGGTGGCATATTCTGCAGAGTGATTTACTCATTTTTTAAGTATTATCCTTCCCACATTTTTATCTGttgtttgttatttgttttttgtttttttatgtcaCTTATTTCCATTGGTGTATgtttattttggagaaaataatttttagttGAGTTTCAGAGCTTAAGTTAAGttgatatattatttttcttttccgttttgtttgttttccatttcgTTTTTAACATCCCATGTACATCCATCATTTTCCCTGACAGTGACATACCAAAGGATCTTTGTCCTCTGTACAGGCCAGGAGAATGGGAAGACCTTTCTTCTGAGAAAGATATCAATCCTTTCAGCAAATTCAAATCTCTTAGCAAGGAAAAGAGGCAGCAGAATGGAGATTCATCCACTGCTCTGGGTGCCAAACAAATAAAGCCTTCAGATACAGAGAAGTCTGCTGATTTTGTAGTTCTTCAGTCTTCTGAGAGTACGGGCTCAATCAAATCAAAATCACTGGAGTTTCCTAACAACATCAGTGCCACTGAGCATTTGGAAAAGTCTGCTGCGGAGCCACGTGCCAAGGagctttctggggaaaaaaacgtTTCAGCcatcaaaaccaaagaaaactcccttctgggaggaggagaggatgaTTTCATTGAACTGGAGGAGACTTCATCTTGTATGGACAGAGGGTTGGACAGGAAAGGCTCAGTAATGGAAGGCTTTCTGGCTGACCCCAGGGAGTTGGGGAGAACTAAGCAGCAGGTAACCAAACCCACTACAGAAGTCCAGGAGCATTTGACAGTTGATTCCTTGGAAAAAAAGGACAGTATTGCACCTAAAGCTGACTTAGACTTAGAGCTGTGTGAAAAGCAAGATGTTATTCCAGAAGTAAACAAATGTGTCAGTTCCCCAACAGGTAAGGTGGAGACTGCATTGGACACTAAGAAAGAGCTAGAGAAAGATAAACTTATTGAATTTTACCTCAATAAAGATGGGAATGGGTCTCAGTCATCTGAAGACTTGCACAAGGCTGAAATCCAGAAGGGTGAAAACAATAAAGCAATTGGCATAGACCTTACACTTAGCAGTTCAAAGTCCCAAGCTAATGAAGTCCATACAGTTAAAAGTATGGAGCTTGAATCCTGCTCTGTTGAAAGGAAAGCACCTTTATTAGAaatcagctcagcagcagcagaggaaaaggatCTGAAAGAGTCTGTGGACTCTTCATTAGTACCAGCTGTAGACAAGACCTGTCAAGAAACACAGTTAGACAATCAATCAGAAATCAGACTGTGGCTGCTGCAGAAAATTCAAGTGCCAATTGAAGGTAGGTCTCTGGTTTTCCTTGTTTCCTCTGAGAGCTGGCCAGCATTATGACGGTAACCTTTGAATTGATCCTTGTGCTCTAAATCTACTCTTTCTATAATATCTGGTCCTTTTTTGctcctgtaaataaataaataatatatatattatatatattttttatatatatattcttattttccactatttagaagaaaaaaaagtcttcaaatcTCCTAAGCTTCTAGTTTGACAAGTAGCTTGCCTGCTCTTTCCATATTTAGTGATTACTGTTTATAAATACATTACCTGTATGTACTGTTTGTAAGAAGGACAATAAAATGTCATCTAGTTGTAGTACTGATAGGAACACATCATGACCTGGGAATTTTTAGTCCATATTGATAAGTTCTGTTTCTTCAGTGAAGCCTGTCAATTTATTTCTGAGAGTCAGAATCAGAAGTAGTACACTGCTGTAAAGTGGGTTCCAGAATATTCTTGACTGCGTTTCTATCACCCTAGTGTCTTTCATGCTATGGGTACTCCTAAAGATGTGATAAATGGGCATATATGTAGAGTCTTACTGACTGATCCTTCTTGTTTTTTGGGCCATTGGATTATTATAGTTAAAATTCAGGATGTTACtggaaaacatgaaacaaaacgAAATCTCAGTTTAGATAGCATATTCACATGCTACTATTTCTACCACTGCCCAGTGCCTCTGAGCACTAGCACATCCCAGAACACTGATGCTCCTCTCTTGCTAGTTCAGTCAGCCACAGACATATTGCAGTGGAGTACAATTAGAGTGCAAGTCTTTACTTCAGAAgcagtttttcttaaaatgatttttcctctctttttggaAGGGTTTATGTCTTGCTGGTTGTTTTTGTTGATCTTtctttgtgtgtgggggggggaaaaatggTTGTATGCATTCTCCTAAAATGAATGTGGCAGATTCAGTGTGACTGAGGCTATATTTCAATGAAAAACTTTTGGTGGCAGTTTAAGGAATATAAATTGCTGTTATTCAAGCAAACCTCATTCAAGCAAAAGGTGCTTGTATGTCTATCTGACCATCAGAATTGGGGAACTCATCTGGCATAAacagaatgtgtgtgtgtttgcacagagTTGTTATTCAGCTGGATCAGTTTCCTGGGCTGATTCAAATGCCTGGGTAGATTAGCCATCTGGAGAGAGACAAGACAGGAACTGCATTACCTTTTGCCTGTGGTGCAGTTGGTTGAGCTAGCTGGGGTGGCAAAAGCAGCTTATGGTGTTCTCTTCGCAGTCCCCCTTCCTTGCCTGCTCCACGTTGCAGTTTGTTCCCAGCTGGCTACTGcagttctgtgttttgttttttgccaaTTTTTACCCCTCATCATCTTTTAAGCTTCACAGGGCTGTTCTGTGAACAGCTGTACAACTAAGGGGGATATAGGCTGTGATGAAACGGAAGTAAAATCCTTGCTGCTCTGAAACCGTGGCCATTATTCAGCCCATTTTACTGTAGAACCACGTGTCAAGTTTAACTGCATGTGTGGTGCTTCTAAGTATTCCTTTGCACGCGGTTATTGATCTTTGTGCTGCTGTTCTGTCAGGTGCAGTATTATACTGTCCTGTAAACAGACCACTTCTTTTGTCTCTCTTGTTCAGATATGCTTCCTTCAAAAGAGGAGAAGAGTAAGACTCCTCCCATGTTTCTGTGCATTAAAGTGGGCAAGCCCATGAGAAAATCCTTTGCATCTCAGAGCACCACCATGTCTCAGCAGTACAGTAAAAAGATAAAGCAACCAGAGTACTGGTTTGCTGTTCCCCGGGAAAGGTAAGCTGCAGCACATCgtgtaaaaacatttttgtctctTTAAGTGTGTAGTGCTTTCTAGAGTTGAATCTGACTTTTTCTACCTGGTCGAAGGTGTCAAATGCAGCAAGGAG containing:
- the NCOA7 gene encoding nuclear receptor coactivator 7 isoform X1, which translates into the protein METKEEKKERRQGYFSRLKKKRQAKQNTETVSANSPGSPVSKTTSEKDDESKAILEQISSSEDNCRFAGEKETAPDKEKKKKKYSQLKDIRRTELKRYYSTDDNQNKTNEKKEKKMVSQKPHGTIEYTAGNQDTINSIALKFNITPNKLVELNKLFTHTIVPGQILFVPETRAGRLSSFSPGAPVSPSSSDAEYDKLPDADLARKAFKPVERVLSSTSEEDEPVVVKFLKMNCRYFTDGKGVVGGVMIVTPNNIMFDPHKSDPLVIENGCEEYGLICPMEEVVSIALYNDISHMKIKDALPSDIPKDLCPLYRPGEWEDLSSEKDINPFSKFKSLSKEKRQQNGDSSTALGAKQIKPSDTEKSADFVVLQSSESTGSIKSKSLEFPNNISATEHLEKSAAEPRAKELSGEKNVSAIKTKENSLLGGGEDDFIELEETSSCMDRGLDRKGSVMEGFLADPRELGRTKQQVTKPTTEVQEHLTVDSLEKKDSIAPKADLDLELCEKQDVIPEVNKCVSSPTGKVETALDTKKELEKDKLIEFYLNKDGNGSQSSEDLHKAEIQKGENNKAIGIDLTLSSSKSQANEVHTVKSMELESCSVERKAPLLEISSAAAEEKDLKESVDSSLVPAVDKTCQETQLDNQSEIRLWLLQKIQVPIEDMLPSKEEKSKTPPMFLCIKVGKPMRKSFASQSTTMSQQYSKKIKQPEYWFAVPRERVDHLYTFFVQWSPEIYGKDAKEQGFVVVEKEELNMIDNFFSEPTTKSWEIITVEEAKRRKSVCSYYEDDDDDTLPVLKHHSALLENMHIEQLAQCLPARVQGYPWRLAYSTLEHGTSLKTLYRKSASLDSPVLLVIKDMDNQIFGAYATHPFRFSDHYYGTGETFLYTFSPNFKVFKWSGENTYFINGDMSSLELGGGGGRFGLWLDADLYHGRSNSCSTFNNDILSKKEDFIIQDVEVWTFE
- the NCOA7 gene encoding nuclear receptor coactivator 7 isoform X2 translates to METKEEKKERRQGYFSRLKKKRQAKQNTETVSANSPGSPVSKTTSEKDDESKAILEQISSSEDNCRFAGEKETAPDKEKKKKKYSQLKDIRRTELKRYYSTDDNQNKTNEKKEKKMVSQKPHGTIEYTAGNQDTINSIALKFNITPNKLVELNKLFTHTIVPGQILFVPETRAGRLSSFSPGAPVSPSSSDAEYDKLPDADLARKAFKPVERVLSSTSEEDEPVVVKFLKMNCRYFTDGKGVVGGVMIVTPNNIMFDPHKSDPLVIENGCEEYGLICPMEEVVSIALYNDISHMKIKDALPSPGEWEDLSSEKDINPFSKFKSLSKEKRQQNGDSSTALGAKQIKPSDTEKSADFVVLQSSESTGSIKSKSLEFPNNISATEHLEKSAAEPRAKELSGEKNVSAIKTKENSLLGGGEDDFIELEETSSCMDRGLDRKGSVMEGFLADPRELGRTKQQVTKPTTEVQEHLTVDSLEKKDSIAPKADLDLELCEKQDVIPEVNKCVSSPTGKVETALDTKKELEKDKLIEFYLNKDGNGSQSSEDLHKAEIQKGENNKAIGIDLTLSSSKSQANEVHTVKSMELESCSVERKAPLLEISSAAAEEKDLKESVDSSLVPAVDKTCQETQLDNQSEIRLWLLQKIQVPIEDMLPSKEEKSKTPPMFLCIKVGKPMRKSFASQSTTMSQQYSKKIKQPEYWFAVPRERVDHLYTFFVQWSPEIYGKDAKEQGFVVVEKEELNMIDNFFSEPTTKSWEIITVEEAKRRKSVCSYYEDDDDDTLPVLKHHSALLENMHIEQLAQCLPARVQGYPWRLAYSTLEHGTSLKTLYRKSASLDSPVLLVIKDMDNQIFGAYATHPFRFSDHYYGTGETFLYTFSPNFKVFKWSGENTYFINGDMSSLELGGGGGRFGLWLDADLYHGRSNSCSTFNNDILSKKEDFIIQDVEVWTFE
- the NCOA7 gene encoding nuclear receptor coactivator 7 isoform X3, whose protein sequence is METKEEKKERRQGYFSRLKKKRQAKQNTETVSANSPGSPVSKTTSEKDDESKAILEQISSSEDNCRFAGEKETAPDKEKKKKKYSQLKDIRRTELKRYYSTDDNQNKTNEKKEKKMVSQKPHGTIEYTAGNQDTINSIALKFNITPNKLVELNKLFTHTIVPGQILFVPETRAGRLSSFSPGAPVSPSSSDAEYDKLPDADLARKAFKPVERVLSSTSEEDEPVVVKFLKMNCRYFTDGKGVVGGVMIVTPNNIMFDPHKSDPLVIENGCEEYGLICPMEEVVSIALYNDISHMKIKDALPSDIPKDLCPLYRPGEWEDLSSEKDINPFSKFKSLSKEKRQQNGDSSTALGAKQIKPSDTEKSADFVVLQSSESTGSIKSKSLEFPNNISATEHLEKSAAEPRAKELSGEKNVSAIKTKENSLLGGGEDDFIELEETSSCMDRGLDRKGSVMEGFLADPRELGRTKQQVTKPTTEVQEHLTVDSLEKKDSIAPKADLDLELCEKQDVIPEVNKCVSSPTDMLPSKEEKSKTPPMFLCIKVGKPMRKSFASQSTTMSQQYSKKIKQPEYWFAVPRERVDHLYTFFVQWSPEIYGKDAKEQGFVVVEKEELNMIDNFFSEPTTKSWEIITVEEAKRRKSVCSYYEDDDDDTLPVLKHHSALLENMHIEQLAQCLPARVQGYPWRLAYSTLEHGTSLKTLYRKSASLDSPVLLVIKDMDNQIFGAYATHPFRFSDHYYGTGETFLYTFSPNFKVFKWSGENTYFINGDMSSLELGGGGGRFGLWLDADLYHGRSNSCSTFNNDILSKKEDFIIQDVEVWTFE